From the Maioricimonas rarisocia genome, one window contains:
- a CDS encoding DUF1501 domain-containing protein, whose amino-acid sequence MYQPSPEITRRSFAAASGFGIGSLALRSLLAGDASTAGPGDTPLPHHPPTARSVIVLFMAGGPSQVDTFDPKPELAKLAGKDVPDSIARNVPKIKRAGLKNLLASPWKFIPRGESGIPISTLLPETARHADDLCVIRSMTHRNPVHGPGECVALTGTGAGDRPSVGAWSIYGLGSESRELPAFITMNLMTEGMQHPQAAGWGPGFLPSRYQGTVVEPVRGIDDVDMPAGVSNERRQRELEVIRQLNRRYLDSVEHHSELEARIRSYEMAFRMQTAAPELFDTGQESKQTQQLYGLDADATKTVGRACLLARRMVERGVRFIQIRVGGWDAHGNIRGNHTNMAGRTDKPIAGLIADLKRRGLLDSTLLVWGGEFGRTPTMEGRAKGRDHSPAAYAVWLAGGGVRGGQIIGETDPIGYTVTARPVKPVELHATMLHALGINSDRLVYDHHGLQETPVGVTGGRPVLEAFA is encoded by the coding sequence ATGTATCAACCATCGCCGGAAATCACCCGCCGCTCGTTCGCTGCCGCATCGGGGTTCGGGATCGGCTCCCTTGCATTGCGGTCGCTCCTGGCGGGAGACGCGAGCACAGCCGGGCCGGGTGATACACCGCTGCCGCACCATCCACCGACGGCGCGCAGCGTGATTGTGCTCTTCATGGCTGGCGGGCCGAGTCAGGTGGATACGTTTGACCCCAAACCGGAACTCGCGAAGCTGGCGGGCAAGGATGTTCCGGATTCCATTGCCCGGAACGTGCCGAAGATCAAGCGGGCCGGTCTGAAGAATCTGCTGGCCTCGCCCTGGAAGTTCATTCCTCGGGGGGAGAGCGGAATCCCCATCTCGACACTGCTGCCGGAGACGGCCAGGCACGCCGACGACCTCTGCGTGATCCGCTCGATGACACACCGCAATCCGGTGCATGGTCCGGGTGAATGCGTGGCCCTGACCGGAACGGGAGCCGGCGACCGACCGAGTGTCGGAGCCTGGTCGATCTACGGACTGGGGAGCGAGAGCCGCGAACTCCCCGCATTCATCACGATGAATCTGATGACGGAGGGGATGCAGCATCCGCAAGCGGCCGGCTGGGGCCCCGGATTTCTGCCGTCACGCTACCAGGGAACCGTCGTCGAGCCTGTCAGGGGCATCGACGACGTCGACATGCCAGCCGGAGTCAGCAACGAACGGCGGCAACGCGAACTCGAGGTGATCAGGCAACTCAATCGCCGCTACCTGGATTCCGTCGAGCATCACAGCGAGCTGGAAGCACGGATTCGCAGCTACGAGATGGCTTTCCGGATGCAGACCGCGGCGCCGGAACTGTTCGATACAGGGCAGGAGTCCAAACAGACTCAGCAACTGTACGGCCTTGATGCGGACGCGACGAAGACTGTGGGACGTGCCTGTCTGCTGGCGCGTCGAATGGTCGAGCGGGGCGTGCGGTTTATTCAGATCCGTGTCGGTGGTTGGGATGCCCATGGCAACATCCGTGGCAACCACACGAACATGGCGGGTCGGACGGACAAGCCGATCGCGGGACTCATTGCCGACCTCAAGCGTCGCGGCCTGCTTGATTCCACGCTGCTCGTGTGGGGAGGGGAGTTCGGCAGAACGCCCACCATGGAAGGGCGAGCGAAGGGTCGCGACCATTCGCCTGCCGCCTACGCGGTCTGGCTGGCCGGAGGCGGCGTACGGGGCGGGCAGATCATTGGCGAGACCGACCCCATCGGGTACACGGTGACCGCAAGGCCCGTCAAACCGGTCGAGCTGCACGCCACGATGCTGCACGCGCTTGGCATCAATTCGGACCGACTTGTCTACGATCACCATGGACTTCAGGAAACGCCCGTGGGGGTCACCGGCGGTCGTCCGGTTCTGGAAGCATTCGCGTAA
- a CDS encoding PSD1 and planctomycete cytochrome C domain-containing protein — protein sequence MSQRFEIQGTESRNNPLRRQLDEPYSGDELFVRYRLRYDARTIDLPTEDEGEFFVLWLDISEGSDASSHSQHVPNIGIHVDGDVNRFMVRYVSSAEAFGPPLEGDRDVLVVARLSKTTSGRQEPFDRLDLWIDPNPKDRPEPDAAVTSRRALHVVEWIGFSTGLKTEIDDRIEVWDIDVSGTWEELFGLPPAPPPETLEPLPEAERTVAFAEDVFPILRSRCFECHSGEDATEGVRLDVLDEVVNQTAPRDAASSRLFELVSNGEMPPDGPSLNSKELQVLRAWIDEGLHWDETLLPTPVPTTDHWAFQPVRRPVIPTVSTPEWIRTPVDAFIGRKHEERGLQPAPEADPYVLRRRLALDLLGLPPDPENTGVPYETLVEKFLTRPEYGERWGRHWLDVARWAESNGHQHNRHRSYAWRYRDWVVDAFASDKPYDAFVREQLAGDQLEPFSNENLVATGFLAAARYSGNELDKEIQRNDILVDVANTTAKAFLGLTLECAQCHTHKFDPISIRDYYRFQAFFAKAQPANVVFSGERDSARALIEERWRIFDSVHDRMVAAKRRQEVPEPIYVSPTSVVRGMNPEEKRRFNELEQSIAALDQTWAYFSPANASSDVPVAPHEMRWPLPRDPSKLEQLRTTILVRGDVTSRGPEVFPGWPAVFGLTPPELEKPRLALANWMTDPANPLTARVWVNRIWQWHFGRGLVETSGDFGTQGTPPTHPELLDFLASELIDSGWSTRHIHRLIVNSATYRQSSAFSAANDSLDPGNSLLWRWTPRRLESEAIRDCILAVSGRLDPRRGGPGEDGKTLRRSLYLRQRRGDLPHQQMLFDGSTGIVSCTQRRVSTTALQPLWLLNSQFVQDAATTLAERTETIDEAFRLALAREPTGDERAALTELVNEFGMESACLAILNASEFVYIP from the coding sequence GTGAGCCAACGGTTCGAGATCCAGGGGACTGAAAGCCGAAACAATCCACTTCGGCGGCAGCTCGACGAACCGTATTCCGGCGATGAACTTTTCGTTCGGTATCGGCTGCGGTACGACGCCCGCACGATCGACTTGCCGACTGAAGATGAAGGCGAGTTCTTCGTGCTCTGGCTGGACATCAGCGAGGGGAGCGATGCCAGCTCGCACAGTCAGCACGTGCCCAACATCGGGATCCACGTGGACGGTGACGTCAACCGATTCATGGTCCGCTACGTCAGCAGTGCCGAGGCGTTCGGTCCCCCGCTCGAAGGGGACCGGGACGTGCTGGTTGTCGCCCGCCTGAGCAAGACGACTTCCGGAAGGCAGGAGCCGTTCGATCGGCTCGATCTCTGGATCGACCCGAATCCGAAAGACCGGCCCGAACCTGATGCGGCAGTCACCAGCCGTCGCGCGCTGCATGTCGTGGAATGGATCGGCTTCTCGACGGGTCTCAAGACCGAGATCGACGACCGGATCGAGGTGTGGGACATCGATGTTTCGGGGACATGGGAAGAATTGTTCGGCTTGCCCCCCGCGCCGCCGCCGGAAACCCTCGAGCCGCTGCCGGAAGCCGAGCGGACGGTAGCATTCGCCGAAGACGTCTTTCCGATCCTGAGATCCCGCTGCTTTGAATGCCATTCCGGCGAGGACGCGACCGAAGGTGTCCGGCTGGACGTGCTGGACGAGGTGGTCAATCAGACCGCTCCGCGCGACGCGGCGAGCAGCCGCCTGTTCGAGCTTGTTTCCAACGGAGAGATGCCGCCCGACGGCCCATCGCTCAACAGCAAGGAATTGCAGGTCCTGCGGGCGTGGATCGACGAGGGCCTGCACTGGGACGAGACGTTGCTGCCGACACCTGTCCCGACAACGGACCACTGGGCGTTCCAGCCTGTTCGGCGGCCTGTCATTCCGACCGTTTCGACGCCGGAGTGGATCCGGACCCCGGTTGATGCCTTCATCGGCCGCAAGCATGAGGAGCGCGGACTGCAACCTGCTCCGGAAGCCGATCCATACGTGCTTCGCCGGCGGTTGGCGCTTGATCTGCTGGGTCTGCCGCCCGATCCCGAGAATACAGGGGTGCCCTACGAGACGCTGGTCGAGAAGTTCCTGACGCGGCCGGAGTACGGGGAACGGTGGGGCCGGCACTGGCTTGACGTGGCCCGCTGGGCTGAGAGCAACGGTCATCAGCACAATCGCCATCGCTCGTATGCCTGGCGATATCGGGACTGGGTTGTTGACGCCTTCGCCAGCGACAAACCGTACGATGCCTTCGTCCGCGAACAGCTCGCGGGCGATCAGCTCGAGCCGTTCTCGAATGAGAACCTCGTTGCGACCGGATTCCTGGCGGCGGCCCGATACAGCGGAAACGAACTGGACAAGGAGATTCAGCGAAACGACATTCTGGTGGACGTGGCCAACACGACGGCCAAAGCCTTTCTTGGGCTTACACTCGAATGTGCGCAGTGTCACACGCACAAGTTCGATCCAATTTCGATCCGTGATTACTACCGCTTCCAGGCGTTTTTCGCGAAGGCTCAACCGGCGAACGTCGTTTTTTCAGGTGAGCGTGATTCTGCCCGAGCACTGATTGAAGAGCGCTGGCGGATCTTTGACTCCGTGCACGACCGCATGGTGGCTGCGAAACGTCGGCAGGAAGTCCCGGAGCCGATCTACGTCAGTCCGACATCTGTGGTTCGCGGAATGAACCCGGAGGAAAAGCGGCGATTCAATGAACTGGAGCAGTCGATTGCCGCGCTGGATCAGACGTGGGCCTACTTCTCACCCGCAAACGCAAGCAGCGACGTACCGGTTGCTCCGCACGAAATGCGCTGGCCGCTGCCGCGGGATCCGTCGAAGCTTGAGCAGTTGCGGACGACGATCCTGGTCCGGGGAGACGTCACGTCCCGGGGTCCGGAAGTCTTCCCCGGATGGCCGGCCGTTTTCGGCCTGACCCCGCCGGAACTGGAAAAACCACGCCTGGCGCTGGCGAACTGGATGACAGACCCTGCCAACCCACTGACAGCCCGGGTCTGGGTGAATCGCATCTGGCAGTGGCATTTCGGCCGCGGGCTCGTGGAGACCAGCGGCGACTTCGGCACGCAGGGGACGCCGCCGACACATCCCGAACTGCTCGACTTTCTCGCCAGTGAACTGATCGACAGCGGATGGAGCACGCGGCACATCCATCGTCTGATCGTAAACTCGGCAACGTACCGCCAGTCGAGCGCGTTCTCTGCAGCGAACGATTCCCTCGATCCGGGCAACTCGCTGCTGTGGCGGTGGACTCCGCGACGCCTGGAATCGGAGGCAATCCGCGATTGCATTCTCGCGGTATCGGGTCGGCTCGATCCGCGGCGTGGCGGTCCCGGTGAGGACGGCAAGACGCTTCGCCGCAGCCTCTACCTGAGGCAACGTCGTGGCGACCTGCCGCATCAGCAGATGTTGTTTGACGGTTCGACCGGGATTGTCAGCTGCACCCAGCGACGGGTCTCGACGACTGCGCTGCAGCCGCTATGGCTGCTCAACAGCCAGTTCGTTCAGGACGCTGCCACGACACTGGCTGAGCGGACCGAAACAATTGACGAAGCGTTCCGGCTCGCGCTCGCTCGCGAACCGACTGGGGACGAACGCGCCGCGTTGACCGAACTCGTCAACGAGTTCGGCATGGAGAGTGCCTGCCTCGCCATCCTGAATGCCAGCGAGTTTGTCTACATCCCATGA